One segment of Carya illinoinensis cultivar Pawnee chromosome 13, C.illinoinensisPawnee_v1, whole genome shotgun sequence DNA contains the following:
- the LOC122292660 gene encoding E3 ubiquitin-protein ligase PUB23-like, whose product MDEIERKPDLTMNVPPHDFLCPISMELMKDPVTISTGVSYERKNIEKWFFAYKKTTCPATMQSIKNFDITPNHTLKRLIVAWLNKEISQSSSSSSSSSSTSRPSVKHDDILSLLNTIESSPFKVSSLKKLQSIIEIGDDEIKADFIQSNGVEVLVQIVVQILSESSDFGTFRACEEALGVLQKLPFSEEEKALELLSKPESMKSMEIMLQRGSAEARLYTITIFQKMAKSNHDWNSFIQDQGIDFFKSLLELVSDEICTKASSCALEVLIEILGASKKSRLRAIEAGAVCVLIELLPDSSRSKCERTLLLLKLLCECAEGRQALVEHGMGIAAISKKMLHLSSTVTKIVVKILLLICSFHPTDRVLEEMVVCGSVKKLLALLHIDGRSSTKDKTIKIFKLHGNSWRRYPCFPSELKEYLALLNSTE is encoded by the coding sequence ATGGACGAGATAGAGAGGAAACCAGATCTAACCATGAATGTTCCACCTCATGATTTCCTGTGCCCCATTTCCATGGAGTTAATGAAAGACCCGGTTACCATCTCCACCGGCGTCAGCTATGAAAGAAAGAACATCGAGAAATGGTTCTTTGCTTACAAGAAGACTACCTGCCCGGCTACAATGCAGAGCATCAAGAACTTTGATATCACCCCGAATCATACCCTCAAGAGGCTCATCGTTGCCTggttaaataaagaaatatcgCAATCTTCCTCTTCGTCGTCATCGTCATCGTCGACTTCTCGACCTTCGGTCAAGCATGATGACATCTTGTCACTACTCAACACGATTGAATCCTCGCCTTTCAAGGTAAGTTCCTTGAAGAAACTCCAGTCAATTATCGAAATAGGCGATGATGAGATCAAAGCCGATTTTATTCAATCTAATGGGGTTGAAGTACTAGTCCAAATAGTTGTACAAATTCTCTCTGAGAGCTCCGATTTTGGAACGTTTAGAGCCTGTGAAGAGGCCTTGGGTGTGCTGCAAAAACTCCCATTTTCGGAGGAAGAAAAAGCCCTTGAATTGTTATCCAAACCCGAATCTATGAAGTCCATGGAAATCATGCTCCAAAGAGGAAGTGCTGAGGCCCGGCTATACACGATTACCATATTCCAAAAGATGGCCAAAAGTAACCATGATTGGAATTCTTTCATTCAAGATCAAggtatagatttcttcaagtccTTGTTAGAGCTGGTTTCGGACGAGATATGCACCAAGGCAAGCTCATGTGCCTTAGAAGTTCTAATAGAAATACTTGGAGCTTCAAAGAAAAGCCGATTACGGGCAATAGAAGCCGGCGCAGTTTGTGTTCTGATCGAGCTTCTCCCGGACTCGAGCCGATCCAAATGCGAGAGAACGTTGCTGTTGCTAAAATTACTCTGTGAATGCGCAGAAGGCAGGCAGGCGTTAGTGGAGCATGGCATGGGCATCGCTGCGATCTCCAAGAAAATGTTGCATCTCTCGAGTACCGTGACAAAGATTGTGGTGAAGATTTTGTTGTTGATCTGTAGCTTTCACCCTACGGACAGagttttggaggaaatggtCGTTTGTGGATCCGTGAAGAAGCTCTTGGCATTGTTGCACATCGATGGTCGCTCTTCAACCAAGGATAAGACGATAAAGATATTCAAGTTGCATGGCAATTCATGGAGGCGCTACCCTTGTTTTCCTAGTGAGTTGAAGGAATATTTGGCATTACTGAATAGTACTGAATGA